The proteins below come from a single Drosophila teissieri strain GT53w chromosome 3L, Prin_Dtei_1.1, whole genome shotgun sequence genomic window:
- the LOC122617107 gene encoding V-type proton ATPase 16 kDa proteolipid subunit: MVTAEIEEEPLYSYFLGCTGAAVAIIFTTMGASYGTSLSGLGIATMAVNRPDMIMKAIIPVVMAGIIAIYGLVVSVLIAGSIGDDYTMESGYVHLGAGLSVGLPGLTAGIAIGIAGDAGVRGTAEQPRLFVGMVLILIFAEVLALYGLIVAIYLYTKL, from the coding sequence ATGGTTACTGCCGAAATAGAGGAGGAGCCCCTTTACTCATACTTCCTGGGATGCACGGGAGCTGCAGTGGCGATCATATTCACCACCATGGGAGCCTCCTACGGCACATCGTTATCCGGACTTGGCATTGCCACCATGGCGGTGAACCGACCGGACATGATCATGAAGGCCATCATTCCGGTCGTCATGGCGGGCATCATCGCCATCTATGGCCTGGTGGTCTCGGTTCTGATTGCCGGATCGATTGGCGATGACTACACGATGGAGTCCGGCTATGTGCATCTGGGCGCCGGATTGTCCGTGGGATTGCCCGGACTCACGGCCGGAATAGCCATTGGCATCGCTGGCGACGCCGGGGTGCGGGGCACCGCCGAGCAGCCACGCCTCTTCGTGGGCAtggtcctgatcctgatcTTCGCCGAGGTCCTGGCGCTGTACGGCCTCATTGTGGCCATCTACTTGTACACGAAACTATGA
- the LOC122617125 gene encoding V-type proton ATPase 16 kDa proteolipid subunit, with protein MAVDPAEKDRPAYAIFFGSMGAASAIIFSALGAAYGTAKSGTGIAAMAVMRPELIMKSIIPVVMAGIIAIYGLVVSVLIAGALSDSYTIRKGYIHLAAGLSVGFAGLAAGFAIGIVGDAGVRGTAQQPRLFVGMILILIFAEVLGLYGLIVAIYLYTK; from the coding sequence ATGGCAGTGGATCCGGCTGAGAAGGACAGGCCTGCGTACGCGATCTTCTTTGGCTCGATGGGCGCGGCATCGGCCATCATCTTTTCCGCCTTAGGAGCGGCCTATGGAACTGCCAAATCCGGCACTGGAATCGCAGCCATGGCCGTAATGCGACCCGAACTGATCATGAAATCGATCATTCCGGTGGTGATGGCTGGCATCATTGCCATCTATGGCCTGGTGGTTTCCGTTCTGATAGCCGGAGCTCTATCGGATTCTTATACCATTCGCAAGGGGTACATCCACTTGGCCGCTGGACTTTCCGTGGGTTTCGCTGGATTGGCGGCTGGATTTGCCATTGGGATTGTGGGGGATGCTGGGGTGCGGGGCACTGCCCAGCAGCCACGCCTCTTTGTGGGCATGATCCTCATCCTGATCTTCGCCGAGGTCCTGGGACTTTATGGACTCATCGTCGCCATCTACCTGTACACCAAGTAA